DNA sequence from the Larus michahellis chromosome Z, bLarMic1.1, whole genome shotgun sequence genome:
GCTGATGTCTGTAGAGTACCACTGTAATTACTTTAACCAGGGGAGATTTTACTCTGTACCACCCAAAAGCTTGTGAAGTGAGTCTGCCCTTCTGCCAGCAGTCTCTGCACAGGGCAGGCTGTGTTGTGTTGTGGGCGTCTGTGGATTATCACAGTTTACCTGCTGTCACTGTGAAAGTGCACAATACTACCACTacagctgtttaaaaattaagtcttttctcATGTGAAAAGGCTAAATACACAACACAAGGTTATGATAATCTTTCTAGTAATCTATTTTGCTTCTGCAATGCACAActaaatatgtaaaattaaatgCATGTTTTAGGTGCCCGGGCATGATGCAGCCTCAAAATACCCCGCTTAGCTTCTTTCAAACCTATTCCAAAATATCTCTTCTGTCTTGACACCTCTTAGATGGTTTACTGTCACCATGGTTTCACTAGCTGACACATAACCAActtcattctgcttttcaaagtCACCGTATTTGTTTTTGCTCATCAGATCTCAGATTGGAAGTCTTTACACGCGggggctttttattttacatggGCACAGGGTCCATAATAAATTGGTTATGGTTACCGAGTGCTACTATAACACAAACAAATAACTATCCTATAAATAAATAGATCTGGAAAAGCACTGAAACTGAAGTGACAGTAGTCGCTTTTTTCAAGATCAAAAGATTAAAAAGCCAGCTATACTTATTAAGAGCAAAAGATAGCATTAgtcaacaattttaaaattttcttcaggaaTTTGGGGGTGCAGAGTTAGGAACAAGTCAGCATGTCCTTTTTTTAGTTCACAGTATCACACAGTAATGGCTTCAGTGCCTGCACTAATATTTTGATGACTTCTAATAGTCTAGATTTTCACAGACTGCATTGTATTATTCTTATCAGAAACTTTTAAAGAAGGGAACATTCCTCGTTTCTATCAGAAATATCCAACATGTAGACAATTCTCTAATGTAGTGCAACTGAGAATGCTGCTctctcctcttgtcctgtcccacTAGGGTTttggagaggagcaggcagcagaaagcacCTCAGCAGGTCTGAACCTTCGGTACACTTACTGGCAAGAGGGACAGGGTCTGAAGGCAACAGTAAGATGTTTGCACCCTCATCAGTGCTACTCTTGGTACTTTTCTAAGCTACGCTTAGATTAAAAGAAAGCTCAGTCAGCCTTCTAGATAAACTTTACATTACAACAGCAGAAAATTGTTCTTCATGGTGACTAGAATCTCCCTAAATAAACACTAGACATGTACTGTCTCCCTTCATTAACACTGATTTATTATATTGACCATTTATTATATTGACTATCCCACCAGATACAAACCTAATACTCTGTTAATGAAGGTGCATTAAATTTATCAggttagaaataattttaacatttcaaaatgttggcAAACATACCCGAAGAATTCTGTTAACCTTTATAACTGGAACTTCATCATTTACTGCAGTAACTGTTACAAACACAGTTTGGGGCAAGCTTTGTTTCCACAATTCCGTGTTATTTACTATCACAGTAAAATTGTCCATCCATTCCTCGCTGTCATCGTGAACATAGTAGATTAATTCTTGCTCCACCTGAAAAATATAACAACCAGAACAATTAAAGAGgctaaaagaaaacactttttaaaaaaaccaaaaatattcaaGTCTAGTCATGCCCCTCTGTATTTATTGCCTCAACTCTTTATGACTTCTAAGACTTTATTTATGCTCATATCTGATCTGTACCTCTATCTTTGTTCTGTCCACAACAGCAAATCGTACAGCTCATCTGTCCATTCCTCTAGCCAGAATATCTTAACTTGCCAGTCTTGGCATTCCCCCTTccctctgaaaggaaaatgaaaaatcccatGCCACTATATTTACCACAATGTTTTCTGTAATCTATAAACCAAACATATTATTAGTAGATGGGGACTTATAGTACAGTTTTGCTTCTTAGAGTTAAAAGACTGAAAGAgtcaaaagactgaaaattagCCTATTATGCATATATGGGCTCTCTGTGAGCAAAGACATgacctaaaaaaataatttttttccactttcctccTTGTTCAATCTACATACTATTTCCTCTGGTCTTTTCAAAACAGACCCACAGGCTGTCTGTCTTCAGTTTCCAAAGTATCAACAACTCTGCCTGAGTATGAGTGGCCCATCAGTCTACTGTGACGACCAGTGGCACACAAGGAAGTGCTGTGGTCCACCACAACAAGGcaccctctctccccaccccaaatGACCAGCTAGCAACTGCAGAAAGATCTTCAGTACAAGGCCAGAATAAAGCTCAAACTCATGCATATCACCACCTCCCACCAAATCATCCCACTGCAGGCAAAAATGAGCTTTTAGCAGAGCAAATAATTAATTGTGACTACAGCAAAGTAGGTCTAAATGCATTACCTGTTTTCTGGTAAACGTGGTTAACTTTATTCCAGGAACACGCGAGTTTTCAATATACCCATGTTTTGGCTgctcaattaaaataaattcacagcTGAGTCCTGCAAAGTGTCTACTAGAAATTCTTAGATAGTCTTCCACCAGGGCTTTTGAGCCCCCTTCAATTACTGTGAAGTTCTGTACTTCCAGGGGAATCATTCTGGGGATGATGTCTACAGAGATCTCTATTCCACTCACTGTTCGGACACCGTTGGTCACATCCAGAGAAAAACAGTCGTCTAGTTGATCAGAAACTGTCTGCACATATTGAACTTTGCCCTCATCGACATCTTGCTGTGTGAAGCTCAAAACTGGCCTTTGGTTAGCACTGAAATAACTTTCTTCGGAGGAAAACTTACGAATGTATCCATGTACTGGAAGCTGTCTTAGGGTGAACACAATCTCAGATGGAGAACTGTTTTCATGAACGACCTTAAATTCAGAAACATACCCCaaaattatttaaacagaaatggGAGAAATTCTTTAGTTCTCTTCTGAATTCTTCACTTTTAACCCTTGGACTGTCTGCCTAATTAATTGGCATTCCTTTGTTGGGTTACGTGGTATATCTGCAAATTCTTAATACAACACAGTAATACTTCAAGTAGACTTGTTAAATAATGTAGTCCCAAATTTGTAAATTTTGAAAAGGAACACACTGCAGAATTAACTAATAGCCTAAGCCTTGCAAACTCCCACCTGAAACAAGGATTTCAGCCGCACAGCCACATGCTGCCAGAGCCCCCACATGGTGGTTACTGAAAGGCTGCATGCAAACAACGGGGAGGAAAGTGTTAACCAAAGAGAAACCACCTCAGGTTTGTGActtgatgtttttaaaattttggatgCAACCCTCAGACAACTAGCTAACCCCAAACTGAATGCAACAAAACCCTTTCTTCCTTGGCATTTCTCACCAGCTCAACTAAGAATGAGGTATGAACATTAAGTACAAACAATTGTCATatctaaaacaaatacaaaagtgCAGTATCTACAAATCTTAGCTTTCTCAAGCACCAATATGTAATGGAGTCAGAGACTATGGGCATAACCCATTTCCTTTCTAGAAATGGAAGCTTGCTAGTGGTAGTCTCTCCAGAATTAAGTATCCAGAATTCAGTCATGTTAGTGAAAACCAAAAGGAGTTAGAGAAGACAGTGAGACTAAAGACATTGCAATGGCTgagaaaacagtgaagaaaatttgCTACAAGATTGGAGAAATGGAGTCCATTTTTAACTTACTTGCAGTTTTCCTTTACTGATTTTAACTGGTTTTCCTTCTTCAACTAAGAGACTGTTTTTGTTCACAATCCTTGGTGGCCACTGATGACTTTCCAAATATATGCGAACATGCACTCCAGCATCCAGATGAACATCTCTAGCATGGATGGTAAAGTTAAATGTGTCAATAAGGTTGTTGCTGTCATCATGTCTGTAGGTCACATACCCCTTTATCAGATCAAGTTGAGTAAAGGAATCCATCaataaattatttacatatattcTTCCATATTTTGGGAAAGAGAATATCTCATATGTAATCTCATGATCATTTCTGATGTCTTGGTTTGTAATAGCACTTAAGTTAGCTGTTGTAATagcttccccttttcctttttgaaccAACAAGCCTGTATTATTTGCCAACCTAACGTAAGGATCAGTGGCACTAACTTCTAGAAGCAAAGAGGTATAGTGCTTGCCATCTGTCACAAACAGCACAAAACGCCCAAAATCTGCACCGCGATGTATAAACAGGACTCGCTTTTGCTCCAGGTCTGCTTGTTTGAATTGGTAGAGTCTGTGCAAAGTATCGTTTGTTAGCACCAAGTCCCCATTGGAAATGCCACGTCTAGTATACAGCAACTGTCCATCATCAAAATCAGAATCAGGATCATGGTAGCAAAGATCTGCCAAAGTTAATAATCGCTGCCCATTTCTCACTACGTTAAATATCTTATCAATTACACGTACTGGTTTCTCATCATTCTTCAGTTGGACAGAAACATTGAATCTAATTTCTACTGACAAAGGTTCTAGTTCTGGATCAAAGTTTGCCCACTTTCCTGATTCTGTACTGGAAGCTCTGACAAGAAATTCATCAAATGCTGTCTCAGAATCATCATGCGCATACATAAGGCGCTTATCTGTTATATCTTTGTTAGTGAAAGTGGTGAGATTGTCATTACTCTCGAATGAGCCTGAAAAATTAATGAGTTTTAATTTCCCATGCTTAGGAAACTGTATAACTTTATATTGGAAAGTTTTATTATCCGGTGTTTGCACAAACAATTTTGTGCTTGTTATTAACTCTCCTTCACCTTCAGTAACAGTTAGGCCATTGTTAGTCAAAATAATATTTGTGAAATCTGGTTTGATGTAGACTTCAAAGTCGTATAAATTTGATTCCAGATACTTCGTAGAAATGAGGAATCTAAATGAATCACGGTTGTCTTCATGGTATCTGCTGATTAATTCATATGCCACTTTTTGATCAGTAATATCTTTCTGGCTAAAGACTGAATATTTTTTCAAAGGCCGGTCATTAAGCAGTATGTGTCCATTCTTTGGTAGGGACAGCAATTTAAAATGAAGCTCATCTTCAGGTACTTCTAGATCCACAATTACAGCAAAAAGATTATCTGAATTCAAGTActgcttttttgatttttcaatttCTAGAGGAGCATGTTTCAATAAACTGTACCTTAACCATTTCACTTTGATTGGAAACGCATGCTCTTCACTGATTCTGGTTCCTATGCTAACTTTGAATTTAAATTGATCGGTAACATTTTCCTgctgaatttctttaaaagtgCTACAGTATCTCACACGGCTGCGCTGAACAGAGCGTTGAGAAAAAGAGTTGACTCGCTTCCATTCCCCCCTTGAATGTTGCCTTTGGACTTCCCCAAACTGAGGTGCCTCCGTGATCTCATATCGTATCTCCAGCTCCTGGAGGTTGGCATTTGTTTCAACTGCCAGATGCCTAGGTGTGATCAGAGCTGTATCACCTTGGAGTAGTTGTATTCCTGAGCAGTTGACAACTCTGTAATCCAACGGAACTGCCATGACACGTAACACAACAGTGTTGCTCACTTTCTCACCATCACTCGCCCTCAGAACAATCCTTGAGTTCTTGACGCCTGTgtggacaaagaaaacagtacctTCTCTTAAGTCCTCATTAGAAAAAGTAGTAATAGCTTTTCCAGGATGCTTTGAATTTTCCAAAAACCCTGCATCTGCATTCATATTTCCAAGCACTGAAAGACTGAGATACACAGGATCTGTATCCTTATCTAGGACTTTTATCAGATCACTAGTCAAACGTTTCTTTGAGTTCTCTAAGAGAAGCAGCAAGTTTCCCTCGGGAAGTGTGATCTCAGGCGCATCATTTACTGGAGTGACAGTAATGCTAAACACATGCTGCTCATTTCCTTGCAAATATGGAGGCACAGTCTTCTCACTGCTGGTAgaaatggagaaattaaaataatcacaaGTGTCCTCAGAGCCATCATGGACATAAAGAATCTTCCGTTGCCACACGTCCTGCATAGAAAATGTATTTGCCTCCTGCTCTGGTTCAACATCTAATTTCAACTCTCCATGAGAGGGtggtttctttatttcaaaaaggATTTGCGATTGATGAATCCCTAATTTCTGAAAGTCTAAGTTGACTTTAATATGTTTAGATTCAAGTGAAGCTTGTCCACCCTCTAGCACAATCAAGTCACTTAGAACTAAAAGGTGGCTTTTGTCTTCCTTGCCCAGAGAAACAGAGCTTTCAGGGGAGATGGCAATTGTTGGGGGTGTCTTCACAGTAGGGTTGTTTACAGCCATCTCTAGAGAAAGGTTTGTATTAAAAGCACTCTCTGTTTCACATCCAGCTGAAATGTCCTTTGTTACTAGAACATTCTTCAgcgattttttttctgaattggctTTCAGATCTCTTAAGCAACCTTTGAAGGACCCTCCTCTGGCATACTTCCCAGACACTGAAGTTAGCTCTAACTTAATCACTTCTGATCGCGTGCTGTCATCTACACCACCTACAAAGAGAGATCCTTTCAGAAGCGGCAGCTTGCTGTAGGGAGGCAATGATTTTTTCACAGTTTCTTCATCCAATGTCAGCTGCAAATATTCTGCAGTAAACTTCAGTTCGATGTAGTGCCAACGACTATCATTGACATACCTAGAAGAGGAAAGCTGGATTCTACTTTTATGTTTTCCAACATAGGCTTTAATTAATCCATCTTCCATTTCCATTGCAACGAAATCTCCTGCTTGCCCAGGATGGTAAAGCAGCAATCCACGAGCAGCTGAGGTTTGCAATGTATACTCCAAGATTCCCTCATCATCAACATTCCATGATGGGAAAGAAACATAGGATCTGGAACTGAAGAAACTAATGGGTTCATCTTCACCTGCAAAGAATTCATCACTGCATCCCACTGAAACttcatgtacatttttaaagcCAGGAGAAGGTCTCAGAGGCATCAGAATATCTAGCTGATTGAAAGACACGTCATCAATACATCCTCGGAAATTGGGCAGTGCTCCAACCAGGTAGGGAACATCAAGTTTACTAGTACCACCTACGTAGAATCCATAATCAATATTTAATTCATAGAGAATTCCAGGCATTTTTGTGCTAGTTCTATGATGTTTATCAATTACCAATGTGACATTATCATGTTCATGATGTAGTTCAACCAGGTGCCAAGCTAAATCATTCAGCTGGTATCTTTGCTGAGAATGCAGTACTCGTTCCCCCACGCCAAAGTTAatcctcaactgcaagagacagAATTTTAACTATCAAAATCCAAAGTGGTATTTTTCACAATCATATATTAATATAGCATTAATAgattaattttcataaattttcatATTAACTACATAATTTacaaaatataattgaaaaaaaatcccactaaaATTTTGTGTAGGTTTATTTGCCATCACAAATATGACTTGAATAATTGCAGAAGAGGGAATGGACTCCCCTGCAGTTCTGCTAGGACCAACAACCCCTAAGAACCCAGTGACAACGATCTTTTCAAGAACTGACCTTCCAGAAAAACTATTATTTGGATCCAAACACTTTCTATGATGCTAACATCATCAAATCTGAAATTTTGCCTCTACTGAACTTCATGCTTTGAACACAATGATCTTGATTTTAAGATCTAGAGATCTCAAAGGCTTTTAGAGGCAAATTTTAATGATTATCATTGTAAGAAATAAATACCATATTTTGAAATTATCAATTACATTAtatgatttttccatttttttagaaTATAAACTTTGAGACCTGTTATAGTCaacaatttgaagaaaaacactaaACAATACAGACTACTTGTATCTTTTCAGCTATAGTTATAAACCATACCTGTAAATTTCCTGAGTGTAGCTCCATTAAACAATAATCGTTCTTCCCAGCTGCAAGAAAAAGCAGTCCATGTGGCCTGCTTGTTTGAAACCGCAACTGTAAGAATGTCTGAGAGGATGCTTCTGTCGTGTTCAGCTCCACAAAGCTATCACCATAAAATgatactgaaagaaagaaagaaaggaaaacgaACGGGAGATTTAGTCACAAAAAAACATCTCTCTTTCTTATCTACAGCTACATTTAAAAAACTTACATGAACTCCCTATATACTTATTGATGTATGAATGAAAATAGATCTCAGATATCAAATTCACCAGTTCAAGCAACTGGATAATAGACCAACAGTGATACCAGTACAGAAAAGGAGTGAATATAGCCCAGTATTCTACCTCGAACAGTGACAACAGGGAATCATAAGAACACTGCAACCATATTTAATACTTTCCTTCAAATActcttccaattatttttttgtttcaggtatTTTCCTGAGCTTGTCACAGTCAGTGTATTTAGTAACTACCAAAGGATTTCTCTCTGATGTACTCCTctattttctctttggaaataTCTTCACCTACAACATACTCTTACGTATCTGTTGGAGACCTGTGGATGTTCTGCCATCTGTGTGGTTCTTTCATAGGTTCTCatccatcttttttccaggctgaaacaTCTTCTTGTTTCATGTATGCAGCCTCCAACAATCCCTGCTACCCTGTGGGCCAATTACTCAGCTCTACACAGGCCTCCTGCTATCCTTCACTCCTtcactctctcctcctctctttacTGCCTTGAAGAACAGTAACACAGCAAACTTTCTCGTTTGACTTCTCACTGCCTTTACCATCCCTGT
Encoded proteins:
- the LOC141736400 gene encoding chondroitin sulfate proteoglycan 4-like, coding for MVGGRGPSVPVALLLLLALLLAAGRPALAVSFYGDSFVELNTTEASSQTFLQLRFQTSRPHGLLFLAAGKNDYCLMELHSGNLQLRINFGVGERVLHSQQRYQLNDLAWHLVELHHEHDNVTLVIDKHHRTSTKMPGILYELNIDYGFYVGGTSKLDVPYLVGALPNFRGCIDDVSFNQLDILMPLRPSPGFKNVHEVSVGCSDEFFAGEDEPISFFSSRSYVSFPSWNVDDEGILEYTLQTSAARGLLLYHPGQAGDFVAMEMEDGLIKAYVGKHKSRIQLSSSRYVNDSRWHYIELKFTAEYLQLTLDEETVKKSLPPYSKLPLLKGSLFVGGVDDSTRSEVIKLELTSVSGKYARGGSFKGCLRDLKANSEKKSLKNVLVTKDISAGCETESAFNTNLSLEMAVNNPTVKTPPTIAISPESSVSLGKEDKSHLLVLSDLIVLEGGQASLESKHIKVNLDFQKLGIHQSQILFEIKKPPSHGELKLDVEPEQEANTFSMQDVWQRKILYVHDGSEDTCDYFNFSISTSSEKTVPPYLQGNEQHVFSITVTPVNDAPEITLPEGNLLLLLENSKKRLTSDLIKVLDKDTDPVYLSLSVLGNMNADAGFLENSKHPGKAITTFSNEDLREGTVFFVHTGVKNSRIVLRASDGEKVSNTVVLRVMAVPLDYRVVNCSGIQLLQGDTALITPRHLAVETNANLQELEIRYEITEAPQFGEVQRQHSRGEWKRVNSFSQRSVQRSRVRYCSTFKEIQQENVTDQFKFKVSIGTRISEEHAFPIKVKWLRYSLLKHAPLEIEKSKKQYLNSDNLFAVIVDLEVPEDELHFKLLSLPKNGHILLNDRPLKKYSVFSQKDITDQKVAYELISRYHEDNRDSFRFLISTKYLESNLYDFEVYIKPDFTNIILTNNGLTVTEGEGELITSTKLFVQTPDNKTFQYKVIQFPKHGKLKLINFSGSFESNDNLTTFTNKDITDKRLMYAHDDSETAFDEFLVRASSTESGKWANFDPELEPLSVEIRFNVSVQLKNDEKPVRVIDKIFNVVRNGQRLLTLADLCYHDPDSDFDDGQLLYTRRGISNGDLVLTNDTLHRLYQFKQADLEQKRVLFIHRGADFGRFVLFVTDGKHYTSLLLEVSATDPYVRLANNTGLLVQKGKGEAITTANLSAITNQDIRNDHEITYEIFSFPKYGRIYVNNLLMDSFTQLDLIKGYVTYRHDDSNNLIDTFNFTIHARDVHLDAGVHVRIYLESHQWPPRIVNKNSLLVEEGKPVKISKGKLQVVHENSSPSEIVFTLRQLPVHGYIRKFSSEESYFSANQRPVLSFTQQDVDEGKVQYVQTVSDQLDDCFSLDVTNGVRTVSGIEISVDIIPRMIPLEVQNFTVIEGGSKALVEDYLRISSRHFAGLSCEFILIEQPKHGYIENSRVPGIKLTTFTRKQVEQELIYYVHDDSEEWMDNFTVIVNNTELWKQSLPQTVFVTVTAVNDEVPVIKVNRILRVWVGSVTEITIDDLCAEDKDSSPSELIYSITPPSNGHLALKSSPNKSILSFTQAHIIEGQLVFVHNGAMSGGFNFQVTDGLNFAPRQIFSVTARMLVISLEVNKGLGVFPGSRKPILRHDLKAVTNDVTHAGNRTITFMVVSSPKLGRLIRVNSDNTTQEILSFTQSMVDEGVIMYEHLHAESAVWNAEDFFTFTVSSPPSALDLQVFHIVISYEITRHDRNSRLLANTGAVVQEGGRILINKTNLDASNLLIKLPEVERFMYEVWYQVVSLPQHGMIVVGERNVSKEKPNFSQYILNKFGILYIHDNSESLNDNFTFAVWLNLKSKSATKPHTEVLEEMFNITVVPVNDQAPELKTKRLHLKVLQGDVSVLGSENLKVEDLDNTPAELKYTIVSNPNNGYLAMKNNLSVSIKDFTQADVDSGKVWFVQDGSSSSGVFYFSVTDGKHRPLYKLFSLEVIPIALVLVNLTNVALPQGQTSVTITNVQLSAVTNGKSTNITYEITQPLKYGHLMIGNEQVTKFEQADLYSGRLSYHLTNLTVSKEELEFMLFTAESNLTGQVLNITVKPLVQVVPDMQISNQAAYKFRSSDLDASELANLTNSNPRFEVIVPPSHGRIVKKRFVNDSAFEDVQTFTQADIDSGIVLLDIDTNMTGIDLLNDSFTFILRADAVQPAVGYFQYSIVPYSPPLVQGFTTEVPSVTSMTTLKIHTTSKDEPPGSSQNEEPTAAPQKTGPALWPGRNHWGNLHEEGPLLNLAMGTSGFAGTKTTTQVNARSPRQQAGESSNPWYIIIPLVLVSMLLIVAVISVCILLMCQKKEKTKPVTKSQTDAVLSNPDRCLERSLTVPSVTVTPLLKGVERSTASTFMTVRHEQLLPAMISPTVERSLQKSWLNLDPEMIQYCRKTNPTLKRNQYWV